In Pirellula sp. SH-Sr6A, the DNA window ATGCAAGCGATATTAGCGGATATGGATTCGATCGCTGAACTCGATTTGGTACCGGAAGAAGTCTACTTCTTTGAACTGGGGAGACTTGCTCCCGATGTTTACGAGGAGGTGACGATGGAGGAGTTCCCAACTTCCAACCTCCCGGTCGAGAAGGAGTTTCCGGACGGAGAGGAATTTAAGCGAGTCGATTTGCCAAACCGTCTTCCAAAACTAGCTAGCGACTTCGGGCTCTTGCCAGAGCCCGGCGCATCGACAGTTGATTCCCAGACAGAAGAGGATCCCTTCGCTCCCCTCTCCACGGATGTATCCGACGAAGAAAATCCTTACGGCGTCACCGACTGATAACGTGTTAGGTGCCTAAAACTGCTCCTCATGCGGTCGTGATAACCTACATCGATGACTGCTCTTCCCTTTG includes these proteins:
- a CDS encoding DUF4240 domain-containing protein — encoded protein: MNASEFWKIIDTARLSEDNEGKDRESFFLSIRDQLAELAPEEILGFQTQLMTEFHKTFHWDAVAAAAIVFGDNCDRLDVDGFRFWIVSRGEQQMQAILADMDSIAELDLVPEEVYFFELGRLAPDVYEEVTMEEFPTSNLPVEKEFPDGEEFKRVDLPNRLPKLASDFGLLPEPGASTVDSQTEEDPFAPLSTDVSDEENPYGVTD